A portion of the Enterobacteriaceae endosymbiont of Donacia vulgaris genome contains these proteins:
- the secY gene encoding preprotein translocase subunit SecY: protein MIKSLKQLNFQSTKKGFIELKERFIFLITSILIFRIGSFIPIPGINISVLHSLIIKQHGTIIDMFNMFSGGALSRASIFALGVMPYISSSIIMQLLTVVHPFFISLKKEGEEGKKKLNKYTKYSTLILACIQSIGITTGLPNFPGMTNLVMNPGVSFFIISNLSLITGTTFLMWLGRQITKRGIGNGVSIIIVIGIITTLPFNIVQIIEKIKQEDLNFFIFFLLLFFIFLIILFIVFIEKGQRKINVQYARRYYGKQIYNTQQNTHLPLKVNMAGVIPAIFSSSIILFISTVFSWLSTIISWNWVKNVAISLQPRQPIYIGLYILAIIFFCFFYTILVFNPQETADNLKKSGAYISGIRPGEQTAKYIKKIIMRLTFTGSLYITFICLIPEFLRNIINVPFYLSGTSLLIVIVVIMDFITQIQTLIMSTQYESILKKVNFKG, encoded by the coding sequence ATGATTAAATCACTTAAACAATTAAATTTTCAAAGTACTAAAAAAGGGTTTATTGAATTAAAAGAAAGATTTATATTTTTAATAACTTCTATTTTGATTTTTCGTATAGGTTCATTTATACCTATTCCAGGTATTAATATTAGTGTTTTACATTCTTTAATTATTAAACAGCATGGTACTATTATTGATATGTTTAATATGTTTTCTGGGGGAGCTCTAAGTAGAGCGTCAATTTTTGCATTAGGTGTTATGCCGTATATATCTTCATCTATTATTATGCAGCTTTTAACCGTAGTGCATCCATTTTTTATTTCTTTAAAAAAAGAAGGGGAAGAAGGTAAAAAAAAACTTAATAAATATACTAAGTATAGTACACTAATTTTGGCCTGTATTCAATCTATAGGTATAACTACTGGATTACCTAATTTTCCAGGTATGACTAATTTAGTAATGAATCCTGGTGTTAGTTTTTTTATAATTTCTAATTTAAGTTTAATCACAGGTACTACATTTTTAATGTGGTTAGGTAGACAAATTACAAAAAGAGGTATTGGTAATGGTGTTTCTATTATTATAGTAATTGGTATAATTACTACTTTACCTTTTAATATAGTTCAAATTATTGAAAAAATAAAACAAGAAGATTTAAATTTCTTTATTTTTTTTCTTTTATTATTTTTTATATTTTTAATAATTTTATTTATTGTATTTATTGAAAAAGGTCAGAGAAAAATTAATGTTCAATACGCTAGAAGATACTATGGAAAACAAATATATAATACACAACAAAATACTCATTTACCATTAAAAGTTAATATGGCTGGAGTTATTCCTGCAATATTTTCTTCTAGTATTATTTTATTTATTTCTACTGTATTTTCATGGTTAAGTACTATTATTAGTTGGAATTGGGTTAAAAATGTTGCTATATCATTACAACCTAGACAACCAATATATATTGGATTATATATTTTAGCAATCATATTTTTTTGTTTTTTTTATACTATTTTAGTTTTTAATCCTCAAGAAACTGCAGATAATTTAAAAAAATCTGGTGCATATATTTCAGGTATTAGACCTGGAGAACAAACAGCTAAATATATAAAAAAAATAATTATGAGATTAACATTTACTGGTAGTTTATATATTACTTTTATTTGTCTTATACCAGAATTTTTACGTAATATTATTAATGTTCCATTTTATTTAAGTGGTACATCATTACTTATAGTAATAGTAGTAATTATGGATTTTATTACACAAATTCAAACATTAATTATGTCTACTCAGTATGAGTCTATACTTAAAAAAGTTAATTTTAAAGGATAA
- the rplO gene encoding 50S ribosomal protein L15, whose amino-acid sequence MNLNNLCSKIKKNKKRLGRGIGSGKGKTSGRGHKGQKSRSGYNLNKSFEGGQSPLHRRLPKFGFKSKKKKFFKEIRLRDLEKTDSHHININVLKSAKIIGKKIKYVKIINQGNIISSKKIIKLNCTKSVKVIIKKLGGIIEE is encoded by the coding sequence ATGAATTTAAATAATTTGTGTTCTAAAATTAAAAAAAATAAAAAAAGATTAGGTAGAGGAATTGGTTCTGGAAAAGGAAAAACAAGTGGTAGAGGTCATAAAGGACAAAAATCTCGATCTGGTTATAATTTAAATAAATCTTTTGAAGGTGGTCAAAGCCCTTTACATAGAAGATTACCTAAATTTGGATTTAAATCAAAAAAAAAAAAATTTTTTAAAGAAATTAGGTTAAGAGATTTAGAAAAAACAGATAGTCATCATATTAATATAAATGTTTTAAAATCTGCTAAAATAATTGGTAAAAAAATTAAATATGTTAAAATTATCAACCAGGGGAATATTATTTCATCAAAAAAAATTATTAAATTAAACTGTACAAAAAGTGTTAAAGTAATTATAAAAAAATTAGGTGGTATCATTGAGGAATAA
- the rpmD gene encoding 50S ribosomal protein L30 — protein MLKNIKITQIKSSIGRLPKHKAILISLGLKHIGHTVIKKNTPSILGMIKKISYMIKVIY, from the coding sequence GTGTTAAAAAATATTAAAATTACACAAATTAAAAGTTCTATAGGTAGATTACCTAAACATAAAGCAATTTTAATTAGTTTAGGACTAAAACATATTGGACATACTGTTATTAAAAAAAATACACCTAGTATTTTAGGAATGATCAAAAAAATATCTTATATGATAAAGGTTATATACTAA
- the rpsE gene encoding 30S ribosomal protein S5, which produces MNFYNNKHQNNELKEKLIAVNRVSKTVKGGRIFSFTALTVVGNGKGRIGFGYGKAKEVPNAIQKAMEKAKKNMINIIINNNTIPYPVKGYHTGSFVFIQPAYEGTGIIAGGAMRAVLEVIGIYNVLAKAYGSTNPINVVKATIKGLLNLHSLKMIAAKRSKTIEEIKRNMNSVKKY; this is translated from the coding sequence ATGAATTTTTATAATAATAAACATCAAAATAATGAACTAAAAGAAAAATTAATTGCTGTTAATAGAGTATCTAAAACTGTTAAAGGAGGACGTATTTTTTCTTTTACAGCTTTAACTGTAGTGGGTAATGGTAAAGGAAGAATTGGTTTTGGATATGGTAAAGCAAAAGAAGTTCCAAATGCAATACAAAAAGCAATGGAAAAAGCTAAAAAAAATATGATAAACATTATTATTAATAATAATACAATCCCATACCCTGTTAAGGGATATCATACTGGTTCTTTTGTATTTATACAACCAGCTTATGAAGGGACAGGTATTATTGCAGGCGGAGCTATGAGAGCAGTATTAGAAGTTATAGGTATATATAATGTTTTAGCCAAAGCTTATGGTTCTACTAATCCTATTAATGTGGTTAAAGCTACTATAAAAGGATTATTAAATCTTCATTCATTAAAAATGATTGCAGCTAAAAGAAGTAAAACTATAGAAGAAATAAAAAGGAATATGAATAGTGTTAAAAAATATTAA
- the rplR gene encoding 50S ribosomal protein L18: MNIKKIARIRRATKFRKNLQKFKIVRLSVHRTSRHIYAQIISANNKILTTASTLEKKIQKKLKYTGNIQAAIFIGTKIANRSIKKGISNISFDRSGFKYHGRIQALANAARQTGLNF; this comes from the coding sequence ATGAATATAAAAAAAATTGCTCGTATACGTAGAGCAACTAAATTTCGAAAAAATTTACAAAAATTTAAAATAGTACGTTTATCTGTACATCGTACTTCTCGGCATATATATGCACAAATAATTTCTGCAAATAATAAAATTTTAACAACAGCTTCTACTTTAGAAAAAAAAATACAAAAAAAATTAAAATATACTGGAAATATACAAGCTGCAATTTTTATAGGGACTAAAATAGCTAATAGATCTATTAAAAAAGGTATTTCAAATATATCATTTGATCGTTCAGGTTTTAAATATCATGGACGCATTCAAGCATTAGCAAATGCTGCACGTCAAACAGGCTTAAACTTTTAA
- the rplF gene encoding 50S ribosomal protein L6: protein MSRIAKKFIVIPNNIKITIKEQKINIEGNNGILKNTVNKQVKIILKKDKLLFEPKKKSKEGWIQAGTTSSIIKSMIIGVTIGYTKKLILFGVGYKSSIKNNILNLILGFSHPINFILPKNIIGKCLNQNEIILTSANKQLLGQVAANIRSYRPPEPYKGKGIRYSNEIIKIKETKKK, encoded by the coding sequence ATGTCTAGAATAGCTAAAAAATTTATTGTTATTCCCAATAACATTAAAATTACTATTAAGGAACAAAAAATAAATATTGAAGGTAATAATGGAATCTTAAAGAATACTGTTAATAAACAAGTTAAAATAATTTTAAAAAAAGATAAATTATTATTTGAACCAAAAAAAAAAAGTAAAGAAGGTTGGATTCAAGCTGGTACTACTAGCTCTATTATAAAATCTATGATTATTGGAGTAACAATAGGTTACACAAAAAAATTAATATTATTTGGAGTAGGATATAAATCTTCAATTAAAAATAATATACTTAATTTAATATTAGGTTTTTCTCATCCAATAAATTTTATATTACCTAAAAATATTATAGGAAAATGTTTAAATCAAAATGAAATAATCTTAACAAGTGCTAATAAACAACTTTTAGGGCAAGTAGCTGCTAATATAAGATCTTATCGTCCTCCTGAACCATATAAAGGTAAAGGTATTCGTTATAGTAATGAAATAATTAAAATTAAAGAGACAAAAAAAAAATAA
- the rpsH gene encoding 30S ribosomal protein S8, producing the protein MSIQNPIADMLTRIRNGQSSHKSTVVMQYSKIKKSIAHILKNEGYINNFNLIKEKKILLEITLKYFKGKGVIEKIYCVSRPSLRIYKKKKFLPKVMAGLGIAIISTSKGIITDYTARYYGIGGEIICYVS; encoded by the coding sequence ATGAGTATACAAAATCCAATTGCAGATATGTTAACGCGTATACGTAATGGACAATCATCACATAAATCTACAGTTGTAATGCAATATTCAAAAATTAAAAAATCTATTGCTCACATTTTAAAAAATGAAGGATATATTAATAATTTTAATCTTATTAAAGAAAAAAAAATTTTATTAGAAATTACGTTAAAATATTTTAAAGGTAAAGGAGTTATCGAAAAAATATATTGTGTTAGTCGACCTAGCTTAAGAATTTATAAAAAAAAAAAGTTTTTACCAAAAGTTATGGCTGGTTTAGGTATTGCTATTATTTCTACATCTAAAGGAATAATAACAGATTATACAGCACGTTATTATGGTATAGGTGGAGAAATTATATGTTATGTATCCTAA
- the rpsN gene encoding 30S ribosomal protein S14: MAKESIKARELKRIKLGKKFFLKRQKLKKIISDRNTSDKLKWDAVFKLQSLPRDSSLSRQRNRCKLTGRPHAFLRKFGLSRIKLREAAMKGDIPGLKKSSW, from the coding sequence ATGGCGAAAGAATCTATTAAGGCACGTGAATTAAAAAGAATAAAATTAGGAAAAAAATTTTTTTTGAAAAGACAAAAATTAAAAAAAATTATTTCTGATAGAAATACTTCCGATAAATTAAAATGGGATGCTGTTTTTAAATTACAATCTTTACCAAGAGATTCTAGTTTATCAAGACAAAGAAATAGATGTAAATTAACTGGAAGACCACATGCATTTTTAAGAAAATTTGGATTAAGTCGTATTAAATTAAGAGAAGCTGCAATGAAAGGAGATATTCCAGGATTAAAAAAATCTAGTTGGTAA
- the rplE gene encoding 50S ribosomal protein L5: MSKLYNFYKNKIIKKLMLKFKYTSIMQVPCIKKITLNMGVGKVISDKKYLDNAINDLTLISGQKPIITKSHKSIAAFKIRKGYPIGCKVTLRKQKMWNFFERLLWIVIPRIRDFRGLSKKSFDKNGNYSIGIKEQIIFPEIDFDKIDHIRGLDITITTNRISNKESYTLFKAFKFPFKS; the protein is encoded by the coding sequence ATGTCAAAATTATATAATTTTTATAAAAATAAAATAATAAAAAAATTAATGTTAAAATTTAAATATACTTCTATAATGCAAGTTCCTTGTATTAAAAAAATTACTTTAAATATGGGAGTAGGTAAGGTAATTTCTGATAAAAAATATTTAGATAATGCTATAAATGATTTAACTCTTATTAGTGGTCAAAAACCAATAATAACTAAATCACATAAATCAATAGCTGCTTTTAAAATAAGAAAGGGTTATCCAATAGGTTGTAAAGTTACGTTAAGAAAACAAAAAATGTGGAATTTTTTTGAACGTTTATTATGGATAGTAATACCTAGAATTAGAGATTTTAGAGGTTTATCTAAAAAATCTTTTGATAAAAATGGAAATTATAGTATAGGAATAAAAGAACAAATTATTTTCCCTGAAATTGATTTTGATAAAATAGATCATATTCGAGGATTAGATATTACAATAACAACTAATAGAATATCAAATAAAGAAAGTTATACTTTATTTAAAGCTTTTAAATTTCCATTTAAATCATAA
- the rplX gene encoding 50S ribosomal protein L24, translating into MINKLHRNDEIIVLTGKDKGKKGKIKSFIKKNFVIIKGINIVKKHSKPNPTISHTGGIIEQEANIHISNIAIFNKKTGKSDRIGIRYDDKGIKKRFFKSNGKNIE; encoded by the coding sequence ATGATAAATAAATTACATCGTAATGATGAAATAATAGTTTTAACAGGAAAAGATAAAGGTAAAAAAGGAAAAATTAAATCTTTTATAAAAAAAAATTTCGTAATCATTAAAGGAATAAATATTGTTAAAAAACATAGTAAACCTAATCCCACAATATCACATACAGGTGGCATTATAGAACAAGAAGCAAATATTCATATTTCTAATATTGCTATTTTTAATAAAAAAACAGGGAAATCTGATCGTATTGGTATACGATATGATGATAAAGGAATTAAAAAAAGATTTTTTAAATCTAATGGTAAAAATATAGAATAA
- the rplN gene encoding 50S ribosomal protein L14 has protein sequence MIQEHTKLNIADNSGAKSVMCIKVLGGSRRRYANIGDVIKITVKDAIPRGKVKKGDVLKAVIVRTKKGISRSDGSIIRFDHNACVLLNDTNEQLIGTRIFGPITRELRNEKFMKIISLASEVI, from the coding sequence ATGATACAAGAACATACAAAATTAAATATAGCAGATAATTCTGGTGCAAAAAGTGTTATGTGTATTAAAGTTTTAGGTGGTTCAAGACGTCGTTATGCTAATATTGGTGATGTTATTAAAATAACGGTAAAAGATGCTATTCCCCGAGGAAAAGTAAAAAAAGGTGATGTATTAAAAGCTGTTATCGTTAGAACTAAAAAAGGTATAAGCCGTTCTGATGGTTCTATAATAAGATTTGATCATAATGCATGTGTTTTATTAAATGATACTAATGAACAGCTAATTGGGACAAGAATTTTCGGTCCTATCACAAGAGAATTAAGAAATGAAAAATTTATGAAAATTATTTCATTAGCTTCAGAAGTTATTTAA
- the rpsQ gene encoding 30S ribosomal protein S17, whose product MQKKTKLLKGKVISNKMQKSIIVSINRLIKHPMYGKYINRTTKLHVHDEKNTCRIGDIVEIKECRPLSKTKSWTLVNIIKKIII is encoded by the coding sequence ATGCAAAAAAAAACAAAGCTCTTGAAAGGTAAAGTAATAAGTAATAAAATGCAAAAATCAATTATTGTCAGTATTAATAGGTTAATAAAACATCCCATGTATGGTAAATATATTAATCGTACAACGAAACTACATGTTCATGATGAAAAAAATACATGTAGAATAGGAGATATTGTTGAAATTAAAGAATGTCGTCCATTATCAAAAACGAAATCTTGGACTCTAGTTAATATTATCAAAAAAATAATAATTTAA
- the rpmC gene encoding 50S ribosomal protein L29 translates to MKINEIIKKNNTDLKNELLSLSREQLNLKIQLKSGNLKQTHLLKKSRKNIARIKTILSQRKKRS, encoded by the coding sequence ATGAAAATAAATGAAATTATAAAAAAAAATAATACAGATTTAAAAAATGAGTTATTGAGTTTATCTCGAGAACAATTAAATTTAAAAATACAGTTAAAATCAGGAAATTTAAAACAAACTCATTTACTGAAAAAATCTAGAAAAAATATTGCAAGAATAAAAACAATTTTATCACAAAGAAAAAAAAGATCATAA
- the rplP gene encoding 50S ribosomal protein L16 has translation MLQPKRTKFKKMHKGRNRGVIIGMKINFGTYGIKAIDRGRITSKQIESARRAISHFIKRQGKIWIRIFPDKPITEKPLEVRMGKGKGNVEYWVALVQPGRILYEIDGVSELIARKAFKLGAAKLPIKTIFLKK, from the coding sequence ATGTTACAACCAAAACGTACAAAATTTAAAAAAATGCATAAAGGAAGGAATCGTGGTGTTATTATTGGGATGAAAATTAATTTTGGTACTTATGGAATAAAAGCAATAGATAGAGGAAGGATTACTTCAAAACAAATAGAATCAGCAAGAAGAGCTATTAGTCATTTTATTAAAAGACAAGGAAAAATATGGATTAGAATTTTTCCAGATAAACCTATAACTGAAAAACCTTTAGAAGTTAGAATGGGCAAGGGTAAAGGTAATGTGGAATATTGGGTTGCTCTAGTACAACCAGGAAGAATTTTATATGAAATTGATGGAGTTTCTGAATTAATAGCTCGTAAAGCATTTAAATTAGGTGCAGCTAAATTACCTATTAAAACTATTTTTTTAAAAAAATAA
- the rpsC gene encoding 30S ribosomal protein S3 produces MGQKTNPNGLRLGITKIWNSIWFANTKNYANYLHSDFQVRKFLNQKLKKASVSKITIERPSKSIRVNIHTSRPGIVIGKKGEDVEKLRKKISKMTGVPAQVNITEVRRPELEAKLVADIISVQLEKRIMFRRAMKRAVQNAMRLGAKGVKVEVSGRLGGTEIARTEWYREGRVPLHTLRADIDFSLSEANTTYGVIGVKVWIFKGEILKHNFKKKLIFTKPITHYSYRLQRNKGRK; encoded by the coding sequence ATACAAAAAATTATGCAAATTATTTACATAGTGATTTTCAAGTAAGAAAATTTTTAAATCAAAAATTAAAAAAAGCTTCTGTTTCTAAAATAACAATAGAAAGACCATCAAAAAGTATTAGAGTTAATATTCACACATCACGTCCTGGTATAGTTATAGGTAAGAAAGGAGAAGATGTCGAAAAACTTAGAAAAAAAATATCTAAAATGACAGGAGTCCCGGCTCAAGTTAATATAACTGAAGTTAGAAGACCAGAATTAGAAGCAAAATTAGTAGCTGATATAATTTCTGTACAATTAGAAAAAAGAATAATGTTTAGAAGAGCAATGAAAAGAGCAGTACAAAATGCAATGAGATTAGGTGCTAAAGGAGTAAAAGTAGAAGTAAGTGGTCGTTTAGGTGGTACAGAAATTGCACGTACAGAATGGTATAGAGAAGGCAGAGTTCCATTACATACTTTAAGGGCAGATATTGATTTTAGTTTATCAGAAGCAAATACTACATATGGGGTAATAGGAGTAAAAGTATGGATTTTTAAAGGAGAAATATTAAAACATAACTTTAAAAAAAAATTAATTTTTACTAAACCTATTACACATTATTCTTATAGATTACAACGTAATAAAGGACGTAAATAA